Proteins from a genomic interval of Microbacterium esteraromaticum:
- a CDS encoding metallophosphoesterase, which produces MLAAAVLTPTAAAAAGGDAFGGIVHASTPTADIAPPPLIVTEILANTAGADHFEYVEIHNTTADAIDLAAGGYAFAYSYSDSTDRSSDVPLTVDEPLVLAAGETAVLWLSYTAGTVDSFARSIDDFRAYHAVDAATQVVRLTGQSGMANGGDRGIRVLKDDELLTWSHYPTGSMGNDLAVHFRLPAAPAAAGAPESMSVFGLQAERSPGAVLPQALQRPAPPVDPEQPQPGTAANWPLMVTEIAPDNAGVDDFEYFEVHNTTDRTIDLDGDGFSFAYIFADSDDRTRDAALTVEPGTSIAAGETVVFWLSYTTTTVDSFARTVDEFRAHWGAADDTRVIRAEGQPGMANGGGRGIRVLQGDRAISWSYYPTGSTAVDRTAHFRIPADLDTLSLPVLEQTGTATPGSIAADALTAPEPEPEPDFDPQPDPSLVTSALQVTELLPDSTNVGGADGFEFIEVYNATSEPLDFGDYTVNYLYATDEYVNTQTSRWPATPGDVVIPAGETLVFWIKNGANDDLDAAAFNAHFGTALTMGVDLVEISAGGMANSSPRGIEIITNTGHSLNRAHYQLGASDDTIADQGIRYATREDDQTLQRMLGIAAATPGAVQSDQVPAGLMILAADGSAPTIQDWTKNEIDPNAGFTLDFTITDDVLPRTVTLMLSNDVDGAQAPINLSDTGSGVYRHVIDPVDLIGKSWVEYALSASDGTNVTTIETVRVPVAGAKIEPLRLNLDDDAFVSGTTTVVAAGEQSPDGIAVDGEPLATEAGLEDEPVFVFEAADVDYYFKNGVLVGDEVLRIFDTGIYNGWETIATPVPLSYIREGDELVVSVWAGTKAAPEIDEFENNDDFSIRGLRMILPDGRTLTPQGYDDPNHVLKMGDSVGKLDFFDARFTLPADAFSAVSAQWDTTPREDGAATVTATAGEHTVARTVTVDNTGPEVTTEIVDGTAYQGEITIDAEISDAGVGGVTTTATLDGAEITLPHTTSSVDLEAGEHRVQITATDALGNSSDYVSTFITFDEQPSAGAIAPVEGAEVEAGEITLQAKVEDPTGDVLDVAFLEGRRVDLSDGDIELQSGVVSDALSLDRERPQELTSEQVRMLAVADGLAGDATTSTTAFPYQLFDVAVGDAADGSLVRATWTGTANADATVVMYALTADGATWAEQTRHVVAEAGEFTLDAAIDVTAHARDGIVRVLVQHSEGFAGADHTTRESDVALPHPLDTPRSEYDFTFAWESDTQYYNEDAVEGEDRYRHQQAIHTYLVEQREAKNIQYLFHTGDIVDDYDQMYQWRNADPEYARLDEIGLPYGVLAGNHDVGNHLLDYDNYGTYFGEERYAGNPWYGGSYENNRGHYDLLSAGGIDFIMVYMGWGPADAEIAWMNEVLAQYPDRVAVLAQHEFILTTGGLGATPQRVLDEVVAVNPNVKMVFSGHYHDAFTRTDEFDDDGDGVAERTVYSMLFDYQGLPEGGQGFLRLLHFDTQGERMIVRTYSPSLEDPDRGGALGKHDSDHPSLADAPQQFELTFEQLGITTVERMLQTDAFSAEILTSTEVAAFDDVASGSILSAAWPLTEVGERGWYVRTSDPHGAVDYSPVQLFTVIPASDGGDGGDGGDGGTDGGDGGDGGTDGGDGGTDGGDGGTDGGGSDGGDTDEGGSDGGDTDGSDVGGSVAGGETDDGALATTGADTGAVIAWTLGGLLTLAAGVGLILRRRRAVR; this is translated from the coding sequence GTGCTGGCCGCCGCCGTCCTGACGCCCACCGCCGCGGCAGCGGCCGGAGGTGACGCATTCGGCGGCATCGTCCACGCGTCGACCCCGACCGCTGACATCGCGCCGCCGCCGCTGATCGTCACAGAGATCCTCGCGAACACCGCCGGCGCCGACCACTTCGAGTACGTCGAGATCCACAACACCACCGCGGATGCCATCGACCTCGCCGCCGGCGGGTACGCCTTCGCCTATTCGTACAGCGACTCGACCGACCGCAGCAGCGACGTTCCGCTGACCGTCGACGAGCCGCTCGTGCTTGCGGCCGGTGAGACCGCGGTGCTGTGGCTCAGCTACACCGCAGGCACGGTGGATTCCTTCGCCCGAAGCATCGACGACTTCCGTGCGTATCACGCGGTCGACGCGGCCACCCAGGTGGTGCGCCTGACCGGTCAGTCGGGCATGGCCAACGGCGGCGACCGGGGCATCCGCGTGCTCAAGGATGACGAGCTACTCACCTGGTCGCACTACCCGACGGGTTCGATGGGCAACGACCTCGCCGTGCACTTCCGCCTGCCTGCGGCCCCCGCGGCCGCGGGCGCACCCGAGAGCATGAGCGTCTTCGGGCTGCAGGCCGAGCGCTCGCCGGGAGCCGTGCTGCCACAGGCCCTCCAGCGCCCGGCGCCACCGGTCGACCCCGAACAGCCCCAGCCCGGAACGGCGGCGAACTGGCCGCTGATGGTCACCGAGATCGCTCCCGACAACGCCGGTGTCGACGATTTCGAGTACTTCGAGGTGCACAACACCACGGATCGCACCATCGACCTCGACGGCGACGGGTTCTCGTTCGCGTACATCTTCGCCGACTCCGATGACCGCACCCGCGACGCTGCGCTCACCGTCGAGCCGGGAACGTCGATCGCCGCTGGTGAGACCGTTGTGTTCTGGCTGAGCTACACCACGACGACAGTGGACTCGTTCGCGCGCACAGTCGACGAGTTCCGCGCGCACTGGGGAGCCGCCGACGACACCCGCGTGATCCGGGCAGAGGGGCAACCCGGCATGGCCAACGGCGGCGGCCGCGGTATCCGGGTGCTGCAGGGCGACCGGGCCATCAGCTGGTCGTACTACCCGACCGGGTCGACCGCCGTGGACCGCACGGCGCACTTCCGCATCCCCGCCGACCTCGACACCCTCAGCCTGCCGGTGCTGGAGCAGACCGGTACCGCGACCCCCGGCAGCATTGCCGCCGACGCGCTGACGGCACCCGAGCCCGAGCCGGAGCCGGACTTCGATCCGCAACCCGACCCGTCTCTCGTGACCTCGGCGCTGCAGGTCACCGAGCTGCTGCCCGACTCGACGAACGTCGGCGGCGCCGACGGGTTCGAGTTCATCGAGGTCTACAACGCCACCAGCGAACCGCTCGACTTCGGCGATTACACCGTCAACTACCTCTACGCGACCGACGAGTACGTCAACACGCAGACCAGCCGCTGGCCGGCGACGCCCGGCGATGTGGTGATCCCGGCCGGCGAGACGCTGGTGTTCTGGATCAAGAACGGCGCCAACGACGACCTCGACGCCGCCGCGTTCAACGCCCACTTCGGCACGGCGCTGACGATGGGCGTCGACCTGGTCGAGATCTCGGCGGGCGGCATGGCCAACTCGTCGCCGCGCGGCATCGAGATCATCACCAACACCGGGCACTCGCTGAACCGAGCGCACTACCAGCTCGGCGCCTCCGACGACACGATCGCCGACCAGGGCATCCGCTATGCCACGCGCGAGGACGACCAGACCCTGCAGCGCATGCTCGGCATCGCCGCGGCGACCCCCGGCGCGGTGCAGTCAGACCAGGTGCCCGCCGGACTGATGATCCTCGCCGCCGACGGCTCGGCACCGACGATCCAGGACTGGACCAAGAACGAGATCGACCCGAACGCCGGGTTCACCCTCGACTTCACGATCACCGACGACGTGCTTCCCCGCACGGTGACGCTGATGCTCAGCAACGACGTCGACGGTGCACAGGCGCCGATCAACCTCTCCGACACCGGTTCGGGCGTATACCGGCACGTGATCGACCCCGTCGACCTGATCGGCAAGTCGTGGGTCGAGTACGCCCTTTCGGCGAGTGACGGCACCAACGTCACCACCATCGAGACGGTGCGCGTGCCCGTGGCCGGCGCGAAAATCGAGCCGCTGCGGCTGAACCTCGACGATGACGCCTTCGTGTCGGGCACGACCACGGTCGTGGCCGCCGGCGAGCAGTCGCCCGACGGCATCGCCGTCGACGGCGAACCGCTCGCCACCGAGGCAGGGCTCGAAGACGAACCGGTGTTCGTGTTCGAGGCCGCCGATGTCGACTACTACTTCAAGAACGGCGTGCTGGTCGGCGACGAGGTGCTGCGCATCTTCGACACCGGCATCTACAACGGCTGGGAGACCATCGCCACTCCGGTGCCGCTGTCGTACATCCGCGAGGGCGACGAGCTGGTCGTCAGCGTGTGGGCCGGTACGAAGGCCGCGCCCGAGATCGACGAGTTCGAGAACAACGACGATTTCAGCATCCGCGGTCTGCGCATGATCCTGCCCGACGGGCGCACCCTCACGCCGCAGGGCTACGACGACCCCAACCACGTGCTGAAGATGGGCGACAGCGTCGGCAAGCTCGACTTCTTCGACGCCCGCTTCACGCTGCCCGCCGACGCGTTCAGCGCCGTGAGCGCACAGTGGGACACCACGCCGCGCGAGGACGGCGCGGCGACGGTCACGGCGACCGCCGGCGAGCACACCGTCGCCCGCACGGTGACGGTCGACAACACCGGTCCCGAGGTGACGACCGAGATCGTCGACGGAACCGCCTACCAGGGCGAGATCACGATCGACGCCGAGATCTCGGATGCCGGTGTCGGCGGCGTCACGACGACCGCGACGCTCGACGGTGCCGAGATCACACTGCCGCACACGACCTCGTCGGTCGACCTGGAAGCCGGCGAGCACCGGGTGCAGATCACGGCGACGGACGCCTTGGGCAACAGCTCGGACTACGTGTCGACCTTCATCACCTTCGACGAGCAGCCCAGCGCCGGCGCGATCGCGCCCGTCGAGGGGGCCGAGGTCGAAGCGGGCGAGATCACGCTGCAGGCCAAGGTCGAAGACCCCACCGGCGATGTGCTCGACGTCGCCTTCCTGGAGGGGCGCCGGGTCGACCTCTCGGATGGCGACATCGAGTTGCAGTCCGGCGTCGTCTCCGACGCACTCTCACTGGACCGCGAGCGGCCGCAGGAGCTCACCTCGGAACAGGTGCGGATGCTGGCGGTCGCCGACGGTCTGGCCGGCGACGCCACCACATCGACCACCGCGTTCCCATACCAGCTGTTCGATGTCGCCGTCGGTGACGCCGCGGACGGCTCGCTGGTGCGCGCCACGTGGACGGGCACGGCGAACGCCGACGCCACCGTGGTCATGTACGCGCTCACCGCGGACGGTGCGACCTGGGCCGAGCAGACCCGGCACGTCGTGGCCGAGGCGGGGGAGTTCACCCTCGACGCGGCCATCGACGTCACCGCGCATGCCCGCGACGGTATCGTGCGCGTGCTCGTGCAGCACTCCGAGGGCTTCGCCGGCGCTGATCACACCACGCGCGAGTCGGATGTCGCGCTGCCGCATCCGCTCGACACTCCGCGCTCGGAGTACGACTTCACCTTCGCGTGGGAGTCGGACACGCAGTACTACAACGAGGATGCCGTCGAGGGCGAGGATCGCTACCGCCACCAGCAGGCGATCCACACGTACCTGGTTGAGCAGCGCGAAGCGAAGAACATCCAGTACCTGTTCCACACCGGCGACATCGTCGACGACTACGACCAGATGTACCAGTGGCGCAACGCCGACCCCGAGTACGCCAGGCTCGACGAGATCGGCCTGCCGTACGGGGTACTCGCGGGCAACCACGACGTCGGAAACCACTTGCTCGACTACGACAACTACGGCACCTACTTCGGTGAGGAGCGGTACGCGGGCAACCCCTGGTACGGCGGCAGCTACGAGAACAATCGCGGCCACTACGACCTGCTCTCGGCCGGCGGCATCGACTTCATCATGGTCTACATGGGGTGGGGCCCCGCCGACGCCGAGATCGCCTGGATGAACGAGGTGTTGGCGCAGTACCCCGATCGGGTGGCGGTGCTCGCGCAGCACGAGTTCATCCTGACCACGGGCGGACTCGGTGCGACGCCGCAGCGCGTGCTCGACGAGGTCGTCGCGGTCAACCCGAACGTCAAGATGGTGTTCTCGGGCCACTACCACGACGCGTTCACGCGCACGGATGAGTTCGACGACGACGGTGACGGCGTCGCCGAGCGCACGGTGTACTCGATGCTCTTCGACTACCAGGGCCTTCCCGAGGGCGGACAGGGCTTCTTGCGCCTGCTGCACTTCGACACGCAGGGCGAGCGCATGATCGTGCGCACCTACTCGCCGTCGCTGGAGGACCCCGACCGCGGCGGCGCGCTCGGCAAGCACGACTCGGACCACCCGAGCCTGGCCGATGCCCCGCAGCAGTTCGAACTGACCTTCGAGCAGTTGGGGATCACCACGGTCGAGCGGATGCTGCAGACCGACGCCTTCTCGGCAGAGATCCTCACCAGCACCGAGGTCGCCGCATTCGATGACGTCGCATCCGGATCCATCCTGTCGGCGGCCTGGCCGCTGACCGAGGTCGGGGAGCGCGGATGGTACGTGCGCACCAGCGACCCGCACGGCGCGGTGGACTACTCGCCCGTCCAGCTGTTCACGGTGATCCCGGCATCCGATGGTGGCGACGGCGGTGACGGTGGCGACGGCGGCACGGATGGTGGCGACGGCGGCGACGGCGGTACGGATGGTGGCGACGGCGGCACGGATGGCGGCGACGGCGGTACGGATGGTGGCGGCTCCGACGGTGGCGACACCGACGAGGGCGGCTCTGATGGCGGCGACACCGACGGTTCGGATGTCGGCGGCAGCGTCGCCGGTGGCGAGACCGACGACGGCGCCCTGGCCACGACGGGGGCCGACACCGGCGCGGTGATCGCCTGGACCCTCGGTGGCCTCCTGACCCTCGCGGCAGGCGTCGGCCTCATCCTGCGCAGACGACGCGCGGTGCGCTGA
- a CDS encoding YegP family protein, which produces MAGKFELYQDKGGDWRFRLKAGNGEVIATGQGYASKSGALNGIDSVRRNAADADVVETEG; this is translated from the coding sequence ATGGCAGGCAAGTTTGAGTTGTATCAGGACAAGGGCGGCGATTGGCGGTTCCGCCTCAAGGCCGGCAACGGCGAGGTCATCGCGACTGGCCAGGGCTACGCCTCGAAGTCGGGCGCGCTGAACGGGATCGACTCGGTTCGCCGCAACGCCGCCGACGCCGACGTCGTCGAGACAGAGGGCTGA
- a CDS encoding sulfite exporter TauE/SafE family protein, producing MDIGAFLGLEQLTWGVLIFIVVAAFAAGWIDAVVGGGGLLQLPALLLVPGITPVQALATNKLASVFGTATSSVTYYRRAKPDIRTALPMAAIALVGSFGGAAVATILPPAAFKPIIVIALLAVALFTAFRPQLGQRTLLRFHGHRHHIAAGAAGLAIGFYDGLIGPGTGTFLVITLVTLLGYDFLQASAKAKIVNLATNIGALLLFIPHGAVLWVLGGILAVANVAGSYLGSRIAIARGTRFIRVVFLIVVIALIVRLGIDVWHENVLPWLAAR from the coding sequence ATGGACATCGGCGCGTTCCTCGGTCTCGAGCAGCTCACGTGGGGCGTGCTCATCTTCATCGTCGTCGCGGCCTTCGCCGCCGGGTGGATCGACGCGGTCGTCGGTGGTGGGGGTCTGCTGCAGCTGCCGGCGCTACTGCTGGTGCCCGGCATCACTCCGGTGCAGGCTCTCGCGACCAACAAGCTCGCCTCGGTCTTCGGCACCGCGACCAGCAGCGTCACGTACTACCGGCGGGCGAAGCCCGACATCCGCACGGCGCTGCCGATGGCCGCGATCGCGCTGGTCGGGTCGTTCGGCGGTGCGGCGGTGGCGACGATCCTCCCGCCGGCCGCATTCAAACCGATCATCGTGATCGCGCTGCTCGCCGTCGCACTGTTCACCGCCTTCCGCCCGCAGCTCGGTCAGCGCACGCTGCTGCGCTTCCACGGGCACCGCCACCACATCGCGGCGGGCGCGGCGGGCCTGGCCATCGGCTTCTACGACGGACTGATCGGCCCCGGCACCGGCACGTTTCTCGTGATCACCCTGGTGACGTTGCTTGGCTACGACTTCTTGCAGGCCAGCGCGAAGGCCAAGATCGTCAACCTCGCCACCAACATCGGGGCGTTGCTGTTGTTCATCCCGCACGGCGCCGTGCTGTGGGTGCTGGGCGGCATTCTCGCCGTCGCCAACGTCGCCGGCAGCTACCTGGGCTCGCGCATTGCGATCGCACGCGGCACGCGGTTCATCCGGGTGGTGTTCCTGATCGTCGTCATCGCGCTGATCGTACGACTCGGCATCGACGTCTGGCACGAGAACGTGCTGCCCTGGCTCGCCGCACGCTGA
- a CDS encoding ABC transporter substrate-binding protein yields MSEVSKKALAGPAVLIIAALALTGCSGPSDNGEVTLELQSAMAEDSPRFQSLSALAAAYEDENPGVTIDVVPLAQDYEGDMKVRMASGDLPDIWATHGWSLLRYSEFLEPLQERAWAENLNPVLDATMRNDAGEFFALPLTTDVAGIVYNQTVLDDHGIDPASLGTIDAFDDALEKLAEAGVVPISASGKDSWFAGNVADWLASGSFDESESDRLAGGEFVDSGFEAMYSTLADWADEGYFNPDFSAATSDDIATALGQGTTAFVMIQNSLALSARQFVPEAELGFLPVPAINGDPEYLIGGEGVALGAWRDGENKQQALDFLDFLAETENIGAFAGEDGNPAGLTGVDVDLGELSDSYEQFFAPGDVRMVPYFDRAYLPNGMWNTLITTTSGVVTGQASVDDAVAQVEADFGTLFGQQ; encoded by the coding sequence ATGTCGGAGGTCAGCAAGAAGGCGCTGGCGGGGCCCGCGGTACTCATCATCGCCGCGCTCGCGCTCACCGGGTGCTCGGGACCGAGCGACAACGGCGAGGTGACCCTCGAACTGCAGTCGGCGATGGCCGAGGACAGCCCGCGCTTCCAGTCGCTGTCCGCGCTCGCCGCAGCGTATGAGGACGAGAACCCCGGGGTCACGATCGATGTGGTTCCCCTGGCGCAGGACTACGAGGGCGACATGAAGGTGCGCATGGCGTCGGGTGACCTGCCCGACATCTGGGCGACGCACGGCTGGTCGCTGCTGCGCTACAGCGAGTTCCTTGAGCCGCTGCAGGAGCGTGCCTGGGCAGAGAACCTCAACCCCGTACTCGACGCGACCATGCGCAACGACGCCGGCGAGTTCTTCGCACTGCCGTTGACGACCGACGTCGCGGGCATCGTCTACAACCAGACTGTCCTCGACGACCACGGGATCGACCCGGCGTCGCTGGGCACGATCGACGCGTTCGACGACGCCCTCGAAAAGCTCGCCGAGGCTGGGGTCGTACCCATCTCCGCCTCGGGCAAGGACAGCTGGTTCGCCGGCAACGTGGCCGACTGGCTGGCATCCGGTTCCTTCGACGAGAGTGAGTCCGATCGGCTCGCGGGCGGCGAGTTCGTCGACAGCGGTTTCGAGGCCATGTACTCCACGCTCGCCGACTGGGCCGACGAGGGCTACTTCAACCCCGACTTCTCGGCCGCGACCAGTGACGACATCGCCACGGCGCTCGGGCAGGGCACCACGGCGTTCGTGATGATCCAGAACAGCCTCGCGCTCAGCGCCCGGCAGTTCGTCCCCGAAGCCGAGCTGGGATTCCTGCCGGTTCCGGCGATCAACGGAGACCCCGAGTACCTCATCGGCGGCGAGGGCGTCGCACTCGGCGCCTGGCGTGACGGTGAGAACAAGCAGCAGGCGCTCGACTTTCTCGACTTCCTCGCCGAGACCGAGAACATCGGCGCCTTCGCCGGCGAAGACGGCAACCCGGCAGGACTCACCGGGGTCGACGTCGACCTGGGGGAACTCTCTGACAGCTACGAGCAGTTCTTCGCGCCCGGAGACGTGCGCATGGTGCCGTACTTCGACCGCGCGTATCTGCCCAACGGCATGTGGAACACGCTGATCACCACGACCAGCGGCGTGGTGACCGGGCAGGCGAGCGTCGACGATGCCGTCGCACAGGTCGAGGCCGACTTCGGCACCCTGTTCGGGCAGCAGTAA
- a CDS encoding carbohydrate ABC transporter permease — MNWLYVPAVLLFAVFSIYPLISGMGLSLTNWNGYSPGRAFVGFDNYARLFSDDVFRTALINTFIYGVGSTIIQQILGLGLAVVLDRVVRGASLLRAIIYLPVMVSPVVLGTMYYLIFRYNNGALNDLRALWGADQVAWLADASAGVTIIVIVNSLQFVGISMVIYLAGLQAVPNEYYEAAELDGAGWWQRFRNITVPLLQPAFATSIVLNLIGGLKLFDVIQVLTGGGPGTSTHSVSTLIGQTYFGNQAAGYAASMGVVLFVLIAAATFVLNSALNRRRVQL, encoded by the coding sequence TTGAACTGGCTCTACGTGCCGGCCGTGCTGCTGTTCGCGGTCTTCTCGATCTACCCGCTCATCAGCGGGATGGGGTTGTCACTGACCAACTGGAACGGCTATAGCCCCGGCCGGGCGTTCGTCGGGTTCGACAACTACGCACGCCTGTTCAGCGACGACGTCTTCCGCACCGCGCTGATCAACACGTTCATCTACGGCGTGGGCAGCACGATCATCCAGCAGATCCTCGGGCTGGGCCTGGCTGTGGTGCTCGACCGGGTCGTGCGGGGCGCGTCGCTGCTGCGCGCGATCATCTACCTGCCGGTGATGGTCTCACCCGTCGTGCTGGGCACGATGTACTACCTGATCTTCCGGTACAACAATGGCGCGCTGAACGACCTGCGGGCGCTGTGGGGCGCCGACCAGGTCGCCTGGCTCGCGGACGCCTCGGCAGGCGTGACGATCATCGTGATCGTGAACTCGCTGCAGTTCGTCGGCATCTCGATGGTCATCTACCTCGCAGGGCTGCAGGCGGTGCCGAACGAGTACTACGAGGCAGCCGAACTCGACGGCGCCGGGTGGTGGCAGCGGTTCCGGAACATCACCGTGCCGTTGCTGCAGCCGGCGTTCGCGACGAGCATCGTGCTCAACCTCATCGGCGGGCTCAAGCTGTTCGACGTGATCCAGGTGCTCACCGGCGGCGGCCCCGGCACGTCGACGCATTCCGTGTCGACCCTGATCGGGCAGACCTACTTCGGCAATCAGGCGGCCGGATATGCGGCATCCATGGGGGTGGTGCTGTTCGTGCTCATCGCGGCGGCGACGTTCGTGCTGAACAGCGCGCTGAACCGAAGGCGGGTGCAGCTATGA
- a CDS encoding carbohydrate ABC transporter permease → MREASAVKEASAPSRVLIYVALGFVALLQLLPFYFGITTAAKPKSDLSSAWALPSDIYWQNFTTAVQQGGILTAIGNSAIVTVVSTVLVCVLGALTAYPLARRITRGNQLVYAGILALIMIPPLSVLVPLYTLMKDIGALNTHWGIILVMVTGNLPLAVFLYTAFMRSLPVSIEEAAVVDGANALQVLFRVVFPMLKPVTATVAILAGVAIWNEYALSSYFLRDPDVRTIAPAVASFFAAQGSNPGAAAAASLLSVVPVLLAYLFLQRSFITGMVAGAMK, encoded by the coding sequence ATGAGAGAGGCATCTGCGGTGAAAGAGGCATCGGCGCCGTCCCGGGTGCTCATCTACGTCGCGCTCGGGTTCGTCGCGCTGCTGCAACTGCTGCCGTTCTACTTCGGCATCACCACAGCGGCCAAGCCCAAGAGTGACCTGTCGTCGGCGTGGGCGCTGCCGAGCGACATCTACTGGCAGAACTTCACCACCGCGGTTCAGCAGGGCGGCATCCTCACCGCGATCGGCAACAGCGCGATCGTCACCGTCGTCTCGACGGTGCTGGTCTGCGTGCTCGGTGCGCTGACCGCCTACCCGCTGGCGCGGCGGATCACGCGCGGCAACCAGCTGGTCTATGCCGGCATCCTCGCGCTGATCATGATCCCGCCGCTGTCGGTGCTCGTGCCGCTGTACACGCTCATGAAAGACATCGGTGCGCTGAACACCCACTGGGGCATCATCCTGGTGATGGTCACGGGCAATCTGCCCCTGGCGGTGTTCCTGTACACCGCGTTCATGCGCAGCCTGCCGGTGTCGATCGAAGAGGCCGCGGTCGTCGACGGAGCGAATGCGCTGCAGGTGCTGTTTCGCGTCGTGTTCCCGATGCTCAAGCCGGTCACGGCGACGGTCGCGATCCTTGCCGGTGTCGCCATCTGGAACGAATACGCGTTGAGCTCGTACTTCTTGCGAGACCCCGACGTGCGCACGATCGCCCCCGCTGTGGCGAGCTTCTTCGCCGCGCAGGGCAGCAATCCGGGTGCCGCGGCGGCGGCATCGCTGCTCTCGGTGGTGCCCGTGCTGCTGGCGTACCTCTTTCTGCAGCGCAGCTTCATCACGGGCATGGTCGCCGGCGCGATGAAGTAG
- the aspS gene encoding aspartate--tRNA ligase, with the protein MLRTHTAGSLRAEHIGQTVTLSGWVDRRRDHGGVAFIDLRDVSGIAQVVIRDEEVAHPLRSEFVLQVTGEVSRRPAGNENPNLPTGDVELIASDVVVLNESAPLPFPVSSGLAESDPVGEEARLKHRYLDLRRPAPASAMRLRSDVYKAIRDELHTREFVEVETPTLTRSTPEGARDFLVPARLHPGSWYALPQSPQLFKQLLMVGGVEKYFQIARCYRDEDFRADRQPEFTQLDIEMAFVDQEDVIEMMESLVVAMWKTIDVDVPTPLPRMTYADAMAKYGSDKPDLRFGLELVEATEYFKDTPFRVFQSEYVGAVLMPGGASQPRKVLDAWQDWAKQRGARGLAYVLFNEDGTLGGPVAKNLSDAEKAGLAELVGAKAGDCAFFAAGSTKESRALLGAARVEIGRRLELLDPDVFAFTWVVDAPMFEPASDAVASGDVAVGAGAWTAVHHAFTGPKPEFADTFDTDPGAALAYAYDLVCNGSELGGGSIRIHREDVQKRVFKVMGISEEEADEKFGFLLEAFKFGAPPHGGIALGMDRVMQHLTKTDSIREVIAFPKSGGGFDPLTEAPAPITAEQRAEAGVDTEPEEEAAE; encoded by the coding sequence GTGCTTCGCACCCACACGGCAGGCTCGCTGCGAGCCGAGCACATCGGTCAGACCGTCACCCTCTCGGGTTGGGTCGATCGTCGCCGCGATCACGGAGGCGTCGCGTTCATCGACCTTCGAGACGTCTCGGGCATCGCCCAGGTCGTCATCCGCGATGAAGAGGTCGCCCACCCGCTGCGCAGCGAGTTCGTGCTGCAGGTAACCGGCGAGGTCTCGCGCCGCCCGGCCGGCAACGAGAACCCCAACCTGCCCACCGGTGACGTCGAGCTGATCGCATCCGACGTCGTCGTGCTCAATGAGTCCGCCCCGCTGCCGTTCCCGGTCTCCAGCGGACTGGCCGAGTCCGACCCGGTCGGCGAAGAGGCACGCCTCAAGCACCGCTACCTCGACCTGCGACGCCCGGCACCGGCATCCGCCATGCGCCTGCGTTCCGACGTGTACAAGGCCATCCGCGACGAACTGCACACCCGCGAGTTCGTCGAGGTCGAGACGCCCACGCTGACCCGTTCGACACCCGAGGGCGCCCGCGACTTCCTAGTGCCGGCACGCCTGCACCCGGGTAGCTGGTACGCCCTGCCGCAGTCGCCGCAGCTGTTCAAGCAGCTGCTGATGGTGGGCGGTGTCGAGAAGTACTTCCAGATCGCGCGCTGCTACCGCGACGAGGACTTCCGCGCCGACCGTCAGCCTGAGTTCACGCAGCTCGACATCGAGATGGCCTTCGTCGACCAGGAGGACGTCATCGAGATGATGGAGTCGCTCGTCGTCGCGATGTGGAAGACCATCGACGTCGACGTGCCGACGCCGCTGCCCCGCATGACCTACGCCGACGCGATGGCCAAGTACGGCTCCGACAAGCCCGACCTGCGCTTCGGCCTCGAGCTCGTCGAGGCGACCGAGTACTTCAAGGACACCCCGTTCCGGGTCTTCCAGTCGGAGTACGTCGGCGCCGTGCTGATGCCCGGCGGCGCCTCGCAGCCGCGCAAGGTGCTCGACGCCTGGCAGGACTGGGCCAAGCAGCGCGGAGCACGCGGCCTCGCGTACGTGCTGTTCAACGAGGACGGCACGCTCGGCGGTCCCGTCGCGAAGAACCTGTCGGATGCTGAGAAGGCCGGCCTTGCCGAGCTCGTCGGCGCGAAGGCCGGCGACTGCGCGTTCTTCGCCGCCGGTTCCACCAAGGAGAGCCGTGCCCTGCTGGGCGCCGCACGCGTCGAGATCGGCCGCCGCCTCGAGCTGCTCGACCCGGACGTGTTCGCGTTCACCTGGGTCGTCGACGCACCGATGTTCGAGCCCGCTTCGGATGCCGTCGCCTCGGGTGACGTCGCCGTCGGCGCTGGCGCCTGGACCGCCGTGCACCACGCCTTCACCGGCCCGAAGCCCGAGTTCGCCGACACGTTCGACACCGACCCCGGTGCGGCGCTCGCCTATGCGTACGACCTGGTCTGCAACGGCTCGGAGCTCGGCGGCGGATCGATCCGCATCCACCGTGAAGACGTGCAGAAGCGCGTGTTCAAGGTCATGGGCATCAGCGAAGAGGAGGCCGACGAGAAGTTCGGCTTCCTGCTCGAGGCGTTCAAGTTCGGCGCTCCCCCGCACGGCGGCATCGCCCTGGGCATGGACCGCGTCATGCAGCACCTGACCAAGACCGACTCGATCCGCGAGGTGATCGCCTTCCCGAAGTCGGGTGGTGGATTCGACCCGCTGACCGAGGCGCCCGCGCCGATCACGGCCGAGCAGCGCGCCGAGGCCGGCGTCGACACCGAGCCCGAGGAGGAGGCTGCGGAGTAG